The Bdellovibrio sp. ZAP7 DNA segment ATGCCTACAGATGTGATTGTGTCTGCGGGTACGCCACCCATGATCAATTGCGCGCGAACTGATTCTGCGCGATCTTTTGAAAGTGGATTGTTCTTCATGGCTGTCCCTGTGTCGTCTGTATAACCACGAATAGTCAAAACGTTTTCAGGATACTTTTTCATGATTTGCGCAAGTTCAGCGATGCTGGATTGAGCTGCTGGTTTCAAGTTAGATTTACCGGAGTCGAACAAAATGTCTGATTTAAGTTTCGTGATCAAACCTTGCTCAGTTCTTTTTGTTTCAGCGATTTTGGCAAGCTCTTTAGCCTGTTTATCCATGCGGTGACCTACGCCACCACCGATACCAGCACCCAACGCCGCACCAATCAATGCACCTTCGTTGCGTTTACCAGTTTGGTGACCAATAACAGCACCAGCAACCGCACCAATAGCGGCACCAATACCAGCACCTTTTGCTGCATTTGGATTTTCGTTCGCAGTTGCGCATCCAGTAGCGATCATTGCCACCGCTGTTCCGATAAGAACCAGTTTTTTCATAAATAGAACTCCTTCATTTATTCTTTTGTGAATAGACAAAGTTTGCCAAGCTGCGCGAAATTCGTCAATCCCCCTGGAGCTCATATATGTTTTGTTTTATTCTGAGAAGCGTCGTTACTTGAATTATACGAAGGAGCGTTTTTATGAGAACAGCGATTAAAGCTTTAGTAGTGGTTGTCACACTTTGGGCCGGGATGGCTCAGGCGGCAGACCGTATGATTATTGTTAGTGGTACATCTGAAAAAGGCTTGGATCCAAACCTTGTCAGCATGACTGTAGAGGTTTGGAGCAAAGCCCAAACGGCGAAAGTGGCGCAACAGACAGCGGCCAACCAATTCAGACAAGTTAAGAAGGTCTTTGACGATTTTAAAATCAAAAAAGAAGACATTCAAACGGATAACTACAGCCTGAATCCGGAATACGTTTACGATCAGAAAACGCAAACGAATAAAATGGTGGGCTTCCGCGTGGTGCAATCTTTGGTTGTCACTTTGCGCAAAGTGGATGAAGCGGGACCATTCTTGGATGCTTTGGTCACAGATAAGCAAACAAAAGATTCCGGTGTGAACGTAAATTCTATCAATTGGGATTCAGATAAACGTTCGGCTGCTGAAACATCAGCTTTGGGTGACGCAGTTCGTGCAACAAAAGTGAAGGCCGAAGAAATCGCCAAAGCTGCGGGCGTTAAAATCAAAGGCGTAACAAGAATCAGTCATGGGGCACAGACGACTCAGCCGCCGGTTCCCTTGATGCGTAATTTTGCGATGAAAGCGATGGCCGATTCTGCTCCGACCGAACTAAGTGCGGGGCAAATCAAAGTCCGCGTTGAAGTGACAGCAGAATACGAAATTAATTAGTTTTGTTCGGGCTTCAGATAGAAGCCCATAAGTTCACTGGTACTGACAAAGTTGCCATCCTTAAAAGTGCAGCGATCCAGTCGGTGCCAGTCTTGGCCCACCTTAAACTCCACAATCTGTGGAGTTCCTTTTAATTCACGACAAATATTAAATCCAGGATTGCTGGTGGTGTTTAGAACTTTGTTTTTGTCGATGAACTTAAATTTAAACGCTGTCTTGCAATCAAGCTTTTGGCAGCTTGTGGAAGTTAAGATTGTCTTGTCTTCATTGTAACAATACGTCGCTTTGATTTCTGTGGTTTTTCCATCAGTGGTTTCGCGCAGCAAACCTTTTTCACAAGTCAGGGGAGTTTGTGCAAAAGACAATGTGAGTGCCAAAGTCAGTAGACTATTTAACATAGGTCACATCCCACGTGCGGCGAAAAAGATCAGGTTTGCTCATCCAAAACTGTCCCTGGCTACAGTTGTAGCTTTTGTCTGGGGAAGAGCATCCCTTGCCCCATGAGTTTTTAATTTTGTATTCGCACTGACCAGTTTTTTCGTTAAAGCGACGACCTACCAAGGTGACAGCGTGAAAGCTTGCCGAGCTGGGTGTCGAGGCAGGAGCACGGCGATCATAGATTGCATGGGAGTCAATCCCAAGACTCAGGGGATTGTTGGCGCTTAATTGTTCATCGATGATCTGAGCGTATTTTTCTTCACTTACGGCGCTGTCCACGGTATCTTTAAGGCCATTGAAAAATCCCTTGCGCTGAACGATCACGACTTCCGGTTTTGCCTGAATGCGGTTTTTACAGGTTTTATTGCGTAAACCTAAAATGAAATCTTCCTCGACAGTTTTATTAACGACATCCTGCACATCAGTAAGATTGATTTTTGGGAACA contains these protein-coding regions:
- a CDS encoding OmpA family protein, which gives rise to MKKLVLIGTAVAMIATGCATANENPNAAKGAGIGAAIGAVAGAVIGHQTGKRNEGALIGAALGAGIGGGVGHRMDKQAKELAKIAETKRTEQGLITKLKSDILFDSGKSNLKPAAQSSIAELAQIMKKYPENVLTIRGYTDDTGTAMKNNPLSKDRAESVRAQLIMGGVPADTITSVGMGASNPVDPAKTAEARAKNRRVEIEITVDESKVPKQASNH
- a CDS encoding SIMPL domain-containing protein — protein: MRTAIKALVVVVTLWAGMAQAADRMIIVSGTSEKGLDPNLVSMTVEVWSKAQTAKVAQQTAANQFRQVKKVFDDFKIKKEDIQTDNYSLNPEYVYDQKTQTNKMVGFRVVQSLVVTLRKVDEAGPFLDALVTDKQTKDSGVNVNSINWDSDKRSAAETSALGDAVRATKVKAEEIAKAAGVKIKGVTRISHGAQTTQPPVPLMRNFAMKAMADSAPTELSAGQIKVRVEVTAEYEIN